A region from the Sandaracinus amylolyticus genome encodes:
- a CDS encoding PrkA family serine protein kinase, giving the protein MEDSLVSRIASLQDYATYRDLNWEGSFEEYLRVVRERPQVTRNAFQRLYDMIVSYGEEEYIDNKKRLVRYPFFSDPIDGGKDGVFGLDIPLMRLVNVLHAAALGYGPEKRIILLHGPVGSSKSTIARLLKKGIERYSRTQEGALYTYKWVNLKDTGLAGESDELPCPMNEEPLKLIPEEWRERAIKDLHLGTDRVRVVSPGTLNPASRYIFRCLMEKYGGDWGQVIAKHVRVRRLVLSEKDRIGIGTFQPKDEKNQDSTELTGDINYRKIAEYGSDSDPRAFNFDGEFNIANRGIIEFVEILKLDVAFLYDLLGATQERKIKPKKFAQTDIDEVIIGHTNEAEYKKLLSNEFMEALRDRTIKIDIPYITKVSEEVKIYKKEFGPERLRGKHVAPHTLEVAAMWAVLTRLEEPKKHQLSLLQKMKLYDGKTLPGFTQDNVKELRKEANREGLDGISPRYVQDKISNALVRDGVEGYINPFMVLNELEKGLAHHSLLADVEMKKKYQELIGVVKGEYEEIVKNEVQRAISADEEAISRLSANYIDNVRAYTLKEKVKNRYTGRDEEPDERLMRSIEEKIDIPESRKDDFRREIMNYIGALAIEGKKFSYDTNDRLRRALEMKLFEDQKDSIKLSSFVSNVIDKDTQDKIDVIKDRLIKYYGYNEASAKDVLSYVASIFARGDVKK; this is encoded by the coding sequence ATGGAAGACAGCCTCGTCTCTCGTATCGCTTCGCTACAGGACTACGCGACGTATCGCGATCTCAACTGGGAGGGCTCGTTCGAGGAGTACCTCCGCGTCGTGCGCGAGCGTCCCCAGGTCACCCGGAACGCCTTCCAGCGCCTGTACGACATGATCGTCAGCTACGGCGAGGAAGAGTACATCGACAACAAGAAGCGCCTCGTGCGCTATCCGTTCTTCAGCGATCCGATCGACGGCGGGAAGGACGGAGTCTTCGGTCTCGACATCCCGCTCATGCGGCTCGTCAACGTGCTGCACGCAGCGGCGCTCGGGTACGGCCCCGAGAAGCGCATCATCTTGCTCCACGGCCCGGTCGGCTCGAGCAAGAGCACGATCGCGCGCCTGCTCAAGAAGGGCATCGAGCGTTATTCGCGCACGCAGGAAGGCGCGCTCTACACGTACAAGTGGGTCAATCTCAAGGACACGGGCCTCGCGGGTGAGTCCGACGAGCTGCCGTGCCCGATGAACGAAGAGCCCCTCAAGCTGATCCCCGAGGAGTGGCGCGAGCGCGCGATCAAGGATCTCCACCTCGGCACCGATCGCGTGCGCGTGGTGTCGCCGGGCACGCTCAATCCCGCGAGCCGCTACATCTTCCGCTGCCTGATGGAGAAGTACGGCGGTGACTGGGGCCAGGTCATCGCGAAGCACGTGCGCGTGCGCCGACTCGTGCTGAGCGAGAAGGACCGAATCGGCATCGGCACCTTCCAGCCGAAGGACGAGAAGAACCAGGACTCCACCGAGCTCACTGGCGACATCAACTATCGAAAGATCGCCGAGTACGGATCGGACTCCGATCCTCGCGCGTTCAACTTCGATGGTGAGTTCAACATCGCGAACCGCGGCATCATCGAGTTCGTCGAGATCCTGAAGCTCGACGTCGCGTTCCTCTACGACCTGCTGGGCGCGACGCAGGAGCGGAAGATCAAGCCGAAGAAGTTCGCGCAGACCGACATCGACGAAGTGATCATCGGTCACACGAACGAGGCCGAGTACAAGAAGCTGCTCTCCAACGAGTTCATGGAGGCGCTCCGGGATCGAACGATCAAGATCGACATCCCGTACATCACGAAGGTCTCGGAAGAGGTCAAGATCTACAAGAAGGAGTTCGGCCCCGAGCGCCTTCGCGGAAAGCACGTCGCGCCGCACACGCTCGAGGTCGCGGCGATGTGGGCGGTGCTCACGCGGCTCGAGGAGCCGAAGAAGCACCAGCTCTCGCTGCTCCAGAAGATGAAGCTCTACGACGGCAAGACGCTGCCGGGCTTCACGCAGGACAACGTGAAGGAGCTGCGCAAGGAGGCCAATCGCGAAGGCCTCGACGGCATCTCCCCGCGCTACGTGCAGGACAAGATCTCGAATGCGCTCGTGAGAGACGGTGTCGAGGGATACATCAATCCCTTCATGGTCCTGAACGAGCTCGAGAAGGGCCTCGCGCACCACTCGCTGCTCGCCGACGTCGAGATGAAGAAGAAGTACCAGGAGCTCATCGGCGTCGTGAAGGGCGAGTACGAAGAGATCGTGAAGAACGAGGTCCAGCGCGCGATCTCGGCGGACGAAGAGGCGATCTCGCGGCTCAGCGCGAACTACATCGACAACGTCCGCGCGTACACGCTGAAGGAGAAGGTCAAGAATCGCTACACCGGCCGTGACGAGGAGCCGGACGAGCGACTCATGCGCTCCATCGAGGAGAAGATCGACATCCCGGAGTCGCGCAAGGACGACTTCCGGCGCGAGATCATGAACTACATCGGTGCGCTCGCGATCGAGGGGAAGAAGTTCTCCTACGACACCAACGATCGCCTGCGCCGCGCCCTCGAGATGAAGCTCTTCGAGGATCAGAAGGACTCGATCAAGCTCTCGTCGTTCGTGTCGAACGTCATCGACAAGGACACGCAGGACAAGATCGACGTCATCAAGGATCGTCTGATCAAGTACTACGGCTACAACGAGGCGAGCGCGAAGGACGTGCTCTCGTACGTCGCGTCGATCTTCGCGCGCGGCGACGTGAAGAAGTAG